The Kosakonia sacchari SP1 genome includes a window with the following:
- the dacA gene encoding D-alanyl-D-alanine carboxypeptidase DacA has protein sequence MKTTFSARFMQRLALTTALAAASLSAAHADDLNIKTMIPGVPQIDAESYILIDYNSGKVLAEQNADARRDPASLTKMMTSYVIGQAMKAGKFKDSDLVTIGNDAWATGNPVFRGSSLMFLKPGMQVPVSQLIRGINLQSGNDACVAMADYVAGSQDAFVGLMNNYVKALGLQNSHFQTVHGLDADGQYSSARDMALIGQALIRDVPNEYSIYKEKEFTFNGIRQTNRNGLLWDNSLNVDGIKTGHTDKAGYNLVASATEGQMRLISAVMGGRTFKGRETESKKLLTWGFRFFETVSPIKAGKEFASEPAWFGDSDRASLGVDKDVYLTIPRGRMKDLKASYVLNTSELHAPLQKNQVVGSINFQLDGKTIEQRPLVVLQEIPEGNFFGKIIDYIKLMFHHWFG, from the coding sequence ATGAAGACCACTTTTTCCGCTCGTTTTATGCAGCGCCTGGCGCTCACCACGGCGCTGGCTGCAGCTTCTCTTTCCGCTGCGCATGCCGATGACCTGAATATTAAGACAATGATCCCGGGCGTTCCGCAGATTGACGCGGAATCCTATATCCTGATCGACTATAACTCCGGCAAAGTGCTGGCTGAGCAAAATGCTGATGCGCGCCGCGATCCGGCAAGCTTGACCAAGATGATGACCAGCTATGTCATTGGCCAGGCCATGAAAGCGGGCAAATTCAAAGACAGCGATCTGGTCACGATTGGTAACGACGCCTGGGCTACTGGCAACCCGGTGTTCCGCGGTTCTTCGCTGATGTTCCTGAAACCCGGTATGCAAGTACCGGTTTCCCAACTGATCCGTGGTATCAACCTGCAATCCGGTAACGATGCTTGCGTGGCAATGGCTGATTATGTGGCGGGCAGCCAGGATGCGTTTGTCGGCCTGATGAACAACTATGTTAAAGCGCTGGGCCTGCAAAACAGCCACTTCCAGACCGTACATGGCCTGGATGCGGATGGTCAGTACAGCTCCGCGCGTGACATGGCGCTGATTGGTCAGGCGCTGATCCGCGATGTGCCGAACGAATACTCCATTTATAAAGAGAAAGAGTTCACCTTTAACGGCATTCGTCAGACCAACCGTAATGGCCTGCTGTGGGATAACAGCCTGAATGTCGACGGGATTAAAACCGGTCACACCGATAAAGCGGGTTATAACCTGGTGGCATCAGCAACCGAAGGCCAGATGCGCCTGATCTCTGCTGTGATGGGTGGTCGCACGTTTAAAGGCCGTGAAACCGAAAGCAAAAAACTACTGACCTGGGGCTTCCGTTTCTTTGAAACCGTAAGTCCGATCAAAGCCGGTAAAGAGTTTGCTTCAGAGCCAGCATGGTTTGGCGACAGCGATCGCGCTTCGCTGGGCGTTGATAAAGACGTGTACCTGACCATTCCGCGCGGTCGCATGAAAGATCTGAAAGCCAGCTATGTGCTGAACACCAGCGAACTGCACGCACCGCTGCAGAAAAATCAGGTGGTTGGCTCTATCAACTTCCAGCTGGATGGTAAAACCATCGAGCAACGCCCGCTGGTGGTACTGCAGGAGATCCCGGAAGGCAATTTCTTCGGCAAAATCATTGATTACATTAAATTGATGTTCCATCACTGGTTTGGCTAA
- the tatE gene encoding twin-arginine translocase subunit TatE produces the protein MGEISITKLLVVAALVVLLFGTKKLRTLGGDLGAAIKGFKKAMNDDDAAKKADEVTAEKLSHKE, from the coding sequence ATGGGTGAGATTAGTATTACCAAACTGCTGGTTGTGGCCGCACTGGTTGTTCTGCTGTTTGGAACCAAAAAATTGCGTACGCTCGGCGGTGACCTGGGCGCAGCCATCAAAGGCTTTAAAAAAGCTATGAATGATGATGATGCAGCGAAAAAAGCTGACGAAGTCACAGCAGAAAAACTCTCTCACAAAGAGTAA
- a CDS encoding deaminated glutathione amidase has translation MIVAAGQFAVTPDWRTNAQTCVALMAQAAARQASLLVLPEALLARDDADPHLSVKSAQTLDGGFLSLLRTESQRNALTTVLTVHVPSTEGRAVNTLVVLRGGEVIAQYAKLHLYDAFNMQESALVDAGHDIPPLINVEGMKVGLMTCYDLRFPELALALALQGAELLVLPAAWVRGPLKEQHWATLLSARALDTTCYIVAAGECGNKNIGQSRVVDPQGVTVAAAAEAPQLIFAEVTPERVTLTREKLPVLRNRRFAVPHLL, from the coding sequence ATGATTGTTGCAGCCGGACAATTTGCGGTCACGCCAGACTGGCGGACCAACGCGCAGACCTGTGTTGCGTTGATGGCACAAGCGGCAGCGCGTCAGGCGTCGCTGCTGGTGCTGCCAGAAGCATTACTGGCAAGAGATGATGCCGACCCCCACCTTTCGGTCAAATCGGCGCAGACGCTGGATGGCGGCTTTCTGAGCCTGTTGCGTACGGAGAGCCAGCGTAATGCGTTGACGACGGTGTTGACAGTGCATGTTCCGTCAACCGAGGGCAGGGCAGTTAATACGCTGGTGGTATTGCGCGGTGGTGAGGTGATCGCGCAGTATGCCAAGCTGCATTTGTATGACGCATTCAACATGCAGGAATCCGCGCTGGTGGACGCCGGGCACGATATTCCTCCATTGATTAATGTGGAGGGCATGAAGGTCGGGTTGATGACGTGCTACGATTTGCGTTTCCCGGAGCTGGCGTTGGCGCTGGCGCTGCAGGGGGCTGAACTACTGGTGTTACCTGCTGCCTGGGTACGTGGTCCGCTCAAGGAACAGCACTGGGCGACGCTGCTATCGGCAAGGGCGCTGGACACAACATGTTATATTGTCGCGGCAGGCGAATGTGGCAATAAGAATATCGGGCAAAGTCGGGTTGTTGATCCGCAGGGCGTGACGGTTGCGGCGGCGGCAGAAGCGCCACAGCTGATTTTCGCAGAAGTCACGCCTGAACGCGTGACGCTGACGCGCGAGAAACTGCCGGTGTTACGCAATCGTCGTTTCGCTGTACCGCATTTATTGTGA
- the ybeD gene encoding DUF493 family protein YbeD, whose amino-acid sequence MKTNLKELLEFPTPFTYKVMGLAKPELVDLVVEVVQRHAPGDYSPQVKPSSKGNYHSVSITINATHIEQVETLYEELGNIEIVRMVL is encoded by the coding sequence ATGAAAACCAATCTTAAAGAACTGCTTGAATTCCCGACTCCCTTTACTTACAAAGTGATGGGTCTGGCGAAACCAGAGCTGGTTGATCTGGTGGTTGAAGTGGTACAGCGCCATGCGCCAGGTGATTACTCTCCGCAGGTAAAACCGAGCAGCAAAGGCAATTACCACTCGGTATCCATCACCATTAACGCCACGCACATTGAGCAAGTAGAGACGCTGTACGAAGAACTCGGCAATATCGAAATTGTTCGTATGGTGCTGTAA
- the lipA gene encoding lipoyl synthase, with protein sequence MSKPIVMERGVKYRDADKMALIPVKNVATEREALLRKPEWMKIKLPADSSRIQGIKAAMRKNGLHSVCEEASCPNLAECFNHGTATFMILGAICTRRCPFCDVAHGRPVAPDANEPQKLAQTIADMALRYVVITSVDRDDLRDGGAQHFADCITAIREKSPSIKIETLVPDFRGRMDRALDILTATPPDVFNHNLENVPRIYRQVRPGADYNWSLKLLERFKEAHPEIPTKSGLMVGLGETNAEIIEVMRDLRRHGVTMLTLGQYLQPSRHHLPVQRYVSPDEFDEMKEEALAMGFTHAACGPFVRSSYHADLQAKGIEVK encoded by the coding sequence ATGAGTAAACCCATTGTGATGGAACGCGGTGTTAAGTACCGCGATGCCGATAAAATGGCGCTTATCCCGGTTAAAAATGTGGCGACAGAGCGCGAAGCCCTGTTAAGAAAACCGGAATGGATGAAAATCAAACTCCCGGCCGACTCTTCCCGTATCCAGGGTATTAAAGCAGCCATGCGTAAAAATGGGCTGCACTCTGTGTGCGAAGAGGCTTCCTGCCCGAACCTCGCTGAGTGTTTCAACCACGGTACGGCAACATTTATGATCCTTGGGGCTATCTGTACGCGCCGTTGCCCATTCTGCGATGTGGCACATGGACGTCCTGTGGCACCCGATGCCAACGAACCGCAAAAACTGGCGCAGACCATTGCTGATATGGCGCTGCGTTATGTGGTAATCACCTCTGTAGACCGTGACGATCTGCGTGACGGCGGTGCGCAGCATTTTGCGGATTGCATTACCGCAATCCGCGAAAAAAGCCCATCGATTAAAATCGAAACGCTGGTGCCGGATTTCCGTGGTCGCATGGATCGTGCGCTGGATATCCTCACCGCCACGCCACCGGATGTGTTTAACCACAACCTGGAGAACGTGCCGCGTATTTACCGCCAGGTTCGCCCGGGCGCCGATTACAACTGGTCGCTGAAACTTCTGGAGCGTTTTAAAGAAGCGCATCCGGAAATCCCGACGAAATCAGGCTTGATGGTGGGCTTAGGCGAAACCAACGCAGAGATCATCGAGGTCATGCGCGATCTGCGCCGTCACGGCGTGACGATGCTGACGCTGGGCCAATATCTACAACCAAGCCGCCACCACCTGCCTGTACAGCGCTATGTCAGCCCTGATGAGTTTGACGAAATGAAAGAGGAAGCGCTGGCGATGGGCTTTACCCATGCAGCCTGTGGCCCGTTCGTTCGTTCCTCTTACCATGCAGATCTGCAGGCAAAAGGCATTGAAGTGAAGTAA
- the rlpA gene encoding endolytic peptidoglycan transglycosylase RlpA → MRKQWLGICIAAGLLAACSNDDGQQQTTVAPQPAVCNGPVVEISGAEPHYEAPVATANQDYERDGKRYKIVQNPANFSQAGLAAIYDAEPGSNLTASGETFDAMQLTAAHPTLPIPSYARITNLANGRMIVVRINDRGPYGNDRVISLSRAAADRLNTSNNTKVRIDPIIVAQDGSLSGPGMACTKVAQQTYALPARPDLGGGLGSVSSAPQPIEPQGNVHAISNDTLKSDDTTAAPVRSGGFLGAPTPLASGVLEGSTDTATATAAQPATASVTPTATPAAQTAPAAQTYTPTRTSPVTAPGSVQGNVHAAAPASSAAAVSSGGYMVQVGAVSDQTRAQQYQQRLAQQFAVPGRVTQNGAVWRVQLGPFSNKADASALQQRLQNEAQLQSFVTNAQ, encoded by the coding sequence ATGCGTAAGCAATGGCTTGGGATCTGCATAGCAGCAGGATTACTGGCGGCATGTTCGAACGATGATGGTCAGCAGCAGACGACCGTAGCGCCGCAACCTGCGGTGTGTAACGGCCCTGTCGTTGAAATTAGCGGTGCGGAGCCTCATTACGAAGCGCCTGTCGCCACGGCGAATCAGGATTATGAACGCGACGGTAAGCGCTACAAAATCGTGCAGAATCCGGCGAATTTTAGCCAGGCGGGATTGGCTGCCATTTATGATGCCGAACCCGGCAGCAATTTGACGGCTTCCGGCGAAACGTTCGATGCGATGCAGCTTACCGCCGCACACCCGACGCTGCCCATTCCGAGCTATGCGCGTATCACCAACCTGGCGAATGGTCGCATGATTGTGGTCCGCATTAACGATCGCGGGCCCTACGGCAACGATCGCGTGATTTCCCTGTCACGCGCGGCGGCAGATCGACTGAACACCTCCAATAACACCAAAGTGCGTATTGATCCGATTATCGTTGCGCAGGATGGTTCCCTTTCCGGCCCGGGTATGGCGTGTACGAAAGTTGCACAGCAAACCTACGCATTGCCTGCACGTCCCGATCTTGGCGGCGGTCTCGGCAGCGTCTCTTCAGCTCCACAGCCAATAGAGCCACAGGGCAATGTCCACGCTATCAGCAACGACACGCTGAAAAGCGACGACACGACCGCGGCGCCAGTGCGTAGCGGCGGCTTCCTGGGCGCACCGACCCCACTCGCTTCTGGCGTGCTGGAAGGAAGCACCGATACTGCGACCGCGACAGCAGCGCAACCTGCAACAGCATCTGTAACGCCAACGGCTACGCCGGCCGCACAGACTGCTCCGGCAGCGCAAACTTACACACCAACGCGCACTTCGCCCGTTACCGCACCAGGCTCAGTACAGGGCAACGTACATGCGGCCGCACCTGCCAGCAGCGCTGCGGCAGTAAGCAGCGGCGGTTATATGGTGCAGGTGGGTGCTGTCAGCGATCAGACGCGTGCGCAGCAATACCAGCAGCGCCTGGCGCAGCAGTTTGCGGTGCCTGGCCGCGTCACGCAAAACGGGGCTGTCTGGCGCGTACAGTTAGGGCCGTTCAGCAACAAAGCGGACGCCAGCGCCTTGCAGCAGCGCCTGCAAAACGAGGCGCAGTTGCAGTCATTCGTCACGAACGCCCAGTAA
- the mrdB gene encoding peptidoglycan glycosyltransferase MrdB (rod shape-determining protein RodA) gives MTDNPNKKSFWDKIHIDPVLLLIILALLFYSAIVIWSASGQDIGMTERKIGQITMGLIIMVILAQVPPRVYEGWAPYLYIFCVVLLVAVDAFGAISKGAQRWLDLGVVRFQPSEIAKIAVPLMVARFINRDVCPPSLKNTAIALALIFVPTLLVAAQPDLGTSILVVLSGLFVLFLSGLSWRLIGIAAVLVAAFIPVLWFFLMHDYQRQRVMMLLDPETDPLGAGYHIIQSKIAIGSGGLSGKGWLHGTQSQLEFLPERHTDFIFAVLAEELGLIGILILLALYVLLIMRGLWIAARAQTTFGRVMAGGLMLILFVYVFVNIGMVSGILPVVGVPLPLISYGGSALIVLMAGFGIVMSIHTHRKMLSKSV, from the coding sequence ATGACGGATAATCCGAACAAGAAATCGTTCTGGGATAAAATCCACATCGATCCGGTACTGCTGCTAATTATCCTCGCGCTGCTGTTTTACAGCGCGATTGTTATCTGGAGCGCCAGCGGCCAGGATATCGGTATGACCGAGCGTAAAATTGGTCAGATCACCATGGGGTTGATTATCATGGTTATCCTGGCGCAGGTGCCGCCACGCGTCTATGAAGGTTGGGCGCCCTATCTCTACATTTTCTGTGTCGTGTTGCTTGTCGCGGTGGATGCCTTCGGCGCTATTTCAAAAGGCGCGCAGCGCTGGCTCGATTTGGGCGTAGTGCGTTTCCAGCCTTCGGAAATCGCCAAAATTGCCGTACCGTTGATGGTGGCGCGCTTTATTAACCGCGATGTCTGTCCACCTTCGCTGAAGAATACCGCTATCGCGCTGGCGCTGATTTTCGTGCCAACGCTGCTGGTGGCGGCGCAACCGGATTTGGGAACCTCTATCCTCGTGGTGCTCTCCGGGCTGTTTGTGCTGTTTCTTTCCGGGTTAAGCTGGCGGTTGATTGGCATTGCCGCCGTGCTGGTGGCGGCGTTTATCCCGGTGCTGTGGTTCTTCCTGATGCATGATTATCAGCGCCAGCGCGTGATGATGCTGCTCGATCCGGAAACCGATCCGCTCGGCGCGGGCTATCATATTATTCAGTCAAAAATCGCCATCGGCTCCGGCGGTCTGAGCGGTAAAGGCTGGCTGCACGGAACCCAGTCGCAACTGGAGTTTCTGCCCGAACGCCATACCGACTTTATCTTTGCCGTGCTGGCGGAAGAGCTGGGCCTCATCGGCATCCTGATTTTGCTGGCGCTGTATGTGTTGCTGATTATGCGTGGGCTGTGGATTGCCGCCCGGGCGCAAACCACGTTCGGACGCGTTATGGCCGGTGGTTTAATGTTGATTTTGTTCGTTTATGTGTTCGTAAATATTGGTATGGTGAGTGGTATCCTGCCAGTGGTGGGCGTACCGCTGCCACTGATCAGTTACGGGGGTTCTGCCCTGATCGTACTCATGGCCGGGTTTGGTATCGTTATGTCGATCCATACTCACAGGAAAATGTTGTCAAAGAGCGTATAA
- the lipB gene encoding lipoyl(octanoyl) transferase LipB — protein sequence MSQDTILIRNLGLQPYDPISRAMHEFTDARDETTPDEIWLVEHHPVFTQGQAGKAEHVLAPGDIPVIQSDRGGQVTYHGPGQQVMYVLINLKRRKVGVRELVTLLENTVINTLATLGINAQARADAPGVYVQGKKICSLGLRIRKGCSFHGLALNIDMDLAPFMRINPCGYAGMEMTQVSQLVENSDMDKLRTILIQQFLALLNNPPHQYMSA from the coding sequence TTGTCTCAGGACACCATTCTTATCCGCAATCTTGGCTTGCAGCCTTATGATCCCATTTCTCGGGCGATGCATGAATTCACCGATGCTCGCGACGAGACGACGCCGGATGAAATCTGGCTGGTAGAACACCACCCCGTCTTTACGCAAGGCCAAGCCGGCAAAGCCGAACACGTGCTGGCACCGGGCGATATTCCAGTGATCCAGAGCGATCGCGGCGGGCAGGTAACCTACCATGGGCCCGGCCAGCAGGTCATGTACGTATTAATTAATCTGAAACGGCGAAAAGTGGGCGTGCGCGAACTTGTCACATTGCTGGAAAATACGGTTATCAATACGCTAGCAACACTCGGGATTAACGCCCAGGCGCGTGCTGACGCACCCGGTGTATATGTGCAAGGCAAGAAAATCTGTTCCCTTGGACTGCGGATCCGTAAAGGGTGCTCATTTCATGGGCTGGCGCTGAATATCGATATGGATTTGGCGCCGTTTATGCGCATCAATCCTTGCGGATACGCCGGTATGGAAATGACCCAGGTCAGCCAACTGGTGGAAAATAGCGATATGGATAAATTAAGGACGATTCTTATCCAGCAATTTTTAGCGCTACTAAACAATCCACCGCATCAATATATGAGCGCTTAA
- the crcB gene encoding fluoride efflux transporter CrcB yields the protein MLQLLLAVFIGGGTGSVARWMLSMKLNPAHQAIPVGTLTANLLGAFIIGMGLAWFNRMTHIDPVWKVLLTTGFCGGLTTFSTFSAEVVFLLQEGRINWALLNVAVNLLGSFAMTALAFWLFSSVNAN from the coding sequence GTGTTACAACTTCTTTTAGCGGTATTTATTGGCGGTGGAACCGGCAGCGTTGCGCGCTGGATGTTAAGCATGAAACTTAATCCGGCGCATCAGGCGATCCCTGTTGGGACGCTCACCGCCAACCTGCTCGGCGCGTTTATTATCGGTATGGGGTTAGCGTGGTTCAATCGGATGACGCACATCGATCCCGTCTGGAAAGTGCTGTTAACAACCGGTTTTTGTGGCGGTCTGACTACCTTTTCTACCTTTTCCGCAGAAGTGGTGTTCTTGTTACAGGAGGGGCGAATTAACTGGGCGCTGCTGAACGTGGCGGTAAACCTGCTGGGCTCGTTTGCTATGACGGCACTGGCGTTTTGGCTATTTTCCTCAGTTAACGCAAACTGA
- the cspE gene encoding transcription antiterminator/RNA stability regulator CspE has translation MSKIKGNVKWFNESKGFGFITPEDGSKDVFVHFSAIQSNGFKTLAEGQRVEFEITNGAKGPSAANVMPV, from the coding sequence ATGTCTAAGATTAAAGGTAACGTTAAGTGGTTTAATGAATCCAAAGGATTCGGTTTCATTACTCCGGAAGATGGCAGCAAAGACGTGTTCGTACACTTCTCTGCAATCCAGAGCAATGGTTTCAAAACCCTGGCTGAAGGCCAGCGCGTTGAGTTTGAAATCACTAACGGTGCCAAAGGCCCATCTGCTGCGAACGTAATGCCTGTTTAA
- a CDS encoding YbeF family transcriptional regulator — protein sequence MDNNNLQEKRITVRPDDDKPQVFRTLRNIDLNLLTIFEAVYVHKGIVNAAKVLNLTPSAISQSIQKLRAIFPDPLFIRKGQGVTPTAYASHLHEYISQGLESILGALDLTGSYDKQRTITIGTPPSIGALVIPVIFQAIKESSPHLMMRNIPVNDAESQLSQFQTDLIIDTHIAGSRTINHHVLYSDRIMLVCRKGHPCLNGPINEEVLQQYEHTLLMLEGQNLSGLRQRVQDLFPERQVSFSSYNMFTIAALIGNSDMLGLMPARLFELFSGCWPLVEIDYPPISNEHLEISLFYNKLSLRDPVLESVINVIRRAF from the coding sequence GTGGATAATAATAACCTGCAGGAAAAGCGAATAACCGTGCGCCCCGACGATGATAAGCCGCAAGTCTTCAGAACGCTGCGCAATATTGATCTCAATTTATTGACCATTTTTGAGGCAGTATATGTTCACAAAGGGATAGTCAACGCGGCGAAAGTGCTCAATTTAACGCCTTCCGCAATTAGCCAGTCCATTCAAAAATTACGCGCAATATTTCCCGATCCGCTTTTCATTCGTAAAGGCCAGGGCGTGACGCCTACGGCTTATGCTTCCCATCTGCACGAATATATCAGCCAGGGGCTGGAGTCTATTCTTGGCGCATTAGACCTGACCGGCAGCTATGACAAGCAACGTACGATTACCATCGGCACGCCACCATCGATTGGCGCATTAGTTATACCTGTTATCTTCCAGGCAATAAAAGAGAGTTCGCCGCATCTGATGATGCGTAATATTCCCGTTAACGATGCGGAAAGTCAGCTCAGCCAGTTTCAAACCGATTTAATTATTGATACGCATATTGCAGGCTCTCGTACCATTAATCATCACGTCCTTTATAGCGACCGTATCATGCTGGTATGCCGTAAAGGGCATCCTTGTTTAAATGGGCCGATCAATGAAGAGGTTTTGCAACAATACGAACACACGCTACTGATGCTGGAAGGGCAAAATCTTAGCGGGCTTCGCCAGCGCGTACAGGATCTTTTCCCTGAGCGACAGGTAAGCTTCAGCAGTTACAATATGTTTACGATTGCGGCACTGATCGGCAACAGTGATATGCTCGGGTTAATGCCGGCGCGGCTGTTTGAGTTATTCAGTGGCTGTTGGCCGCTGGTTGAAATTGATTACCCGCCAATTAGTAACGAGCACCTGGAAATCTCACTATTTTACAATAAGTTGAGCCTGCGCGACCCGGTACTGGAAAGCGTCATTAATGTTATCCGACGGGCTTTTTAA
- the rlmH gene encoding 23S rRNA (pseudouridine(1915)-N(3))-methyltransferase RlmH translates to MKLQLVAVGTKMPDWVQTGFSEYLRRFPKDMPFELIEIPAGKRGKNADIKRILDKEGELMLAAAGKNRIVTLDIPGKPWDTPQLANELERWKQDGRDVSLLIGGPEGLSPACKAAAEQSWSLSALTLPHPLVRVLVAESLYRAWSITTNHPYHRE, encoded by the coding sequence GTGAAACTGCAACTGGTCGCCGTCGGCACGAAAATGCCGGACTGGGTACAGACAGGTTTTAGTGAATACCTGCGCCGCTTTCCAAAAGATATGCCGTTCGAACTAATCGAAATTCCGGCGGGAAAGCGCGGCAAGAACGCAGATATCAAACGTATTCTCGATAAAGAGGGTGAATTGATGCTGGCCGCGGCCGGCAAAAATCGTATCGTTACCCTCGATATTCCGGGTAAACCCTGGGATACGCCGCAGCTGGCAAACGAGCTGGAGCGCTGGAAGCAAGACGGGCGCGATGTCAGCTTGCTGATTGGCGGGCCGGAAGGGTTATCCCCGGCCTGCAAAGCGGCGGCAGAACAAAGTTGGTCACTCTCTGCGCTAACGTTACCTCACCCGCTGGTGCGCGTGCTGGTTGCCGAAAGCCTGTATCGCGCATGGAGTATTACCACCAACCATCCTTATCACCGTGAGTAA
- the mrdA gene encoding peptidoglycan DD-transpeptidase MrdA gives MKLQNSFRDYTAESALFVRRALVAFTGILLLTGVLVANLYNLQIVRFADYQTRSNENRIKLVPIAPSRGIIYDRNGTPLALNRTIYQVEMMPEKVDDVQQTLDALRDVVDLNDDDIANFKKERSRSHRFTSIPVKTNLTEVQVARFAVNQYRFPGVEVKGYKRRFYPYGSALTHVIGYVSKINDKDVERLDKEGKLANYAATHDIGKLGIERYYEDVLHGQTGYEEVEVNNRGRVIRQLKEVPPQAGHDIYLTLDLKLQQYIETLLAGSRAAVVVTDPRNGSILALVSMPSYDPNLFVDGISSKDYSSLLNDPNTPLINRATQGVYPPASTVKPYVAVSALSAGVITRNTSLFDPGWWQLPGSEKRYRDWKKWGHGHLNVTKSLEESADTFFYQVAYDMGIDRLAEWMGKFGYGHYTGVDLSEERAGNMPTREWKLKRFKKPWYQGDTIPVGIGQGYWTATPLQMNKAMMTLINDGVVKVPHLLMSTVEDGKQVPWQQPAQPPVGDIHSGYWEIAKDGMYGVANRPNGTGHKYFANAPYKVAAKSGTAQVFGLKANETYNAHRIAERLRDHKLMTAFAPYDNPQVAVAVILENGGAGPAVGTIMRQILDHIMLGDNNTELPTENPSAAAVEDQ, from the coding sequence ATGAAATTACAGAATTCTTTTCGCGACTATACGGCTGAGTCCGCGCTGTTTGTGCGCCGGGCGCTGGTCGCTTTTACGGGGATTTTGCTGCTTACCGGCGTGCTGGTAGCCAATCTTTATAACCTGCAAATCGTCCGTTTTGCGGACTACCAGACCCGCTCCAACGAAAACCGCATTAAGCTGGTGCCTATCGCGCCAAGCCGCGGCATCATCTACGATCGCAACGGCACACCGCTGGCGCTGAACCGCACCATCTACCAGGTCGAGATGATGCCGGAGAAAGTCGATGATGTGCAGCAAACGCTGGATGCCCTGCGTGATGTGGTCGATCTGAACGACGACGATATCGCCAACTTCAAAAAAGAGCGCTCACGCTCGCACCGCTTCACCTCCATTCCGGTAAAAACTAACCTGACGGAAGTGCAAGTGGCGCGCTTTGCGGTGAACCAGTACCGTTTTCCCGGCGTTGAGGTCAAGGGCTATAAGCGCCGTTTTTATCCCTATGGCTCCGCGCTGACGCACGTCATTGGCTACGTGTCGAAAATTAACGATAAAGATGTCGAACGGCTGGATAAAGAGGGCAAACTGGCAAACTATGCCGCCACCCACGATATCGGCAAACTGGGTATCGAGCGCTATTACGAAGATGTGCTGCACGGCCAGACCGGTTATGAAGAGGTGGAAGTCAACAACCGTGGTCGTGTGATCCGTCAGCTCAAAGAGGTGCCGCCGCAGGCCGGTCACGATATCTACCTGACGCTGGATTTAAAACTGCAGCAGTATATCGAAACACTGCTCGCTGGCAGCCGTGCGGCGGTGGTGGTAACCGATCCACGCAATGGCAGCATTCTCGCGCTGGTATCGATGCCCAGCTACGATCCGAACCTGTTTGTCGATGGTATTTCCAGCAAAGATTACTCTTCACTGTTAAACGATCCGAATACGCCGCTGATCAACCGCGCAACGCAAGGTGTGTACCCACCAGCGTCGACGGTGAAACCGTATGTGGCCGTTTCCGCCCTCAGCGCCGGGGTGATCACGCGCAACACCAGCTTGTTTGATCCCGGTTGGTGGCAATTACCCGGTTCGGAAAAACGTTACCGCGACTGGAAAAAATGGGGTCACGGTCACCTGAATGTAACCAAGTCGCTGGAAGAGTCCGCCGATACCTTCTTCTATCAGGTTGCCTATGATATGGGCATTGACCGCCTGGCAGAGTGGATGGGCAAATTTGGTTACGGTCACTATACCGGCGTTGATCTTTCGGAAGAGCGCGCCGGGAACATGCCAACCCGCGAATGGAAACTGAAGCGCTTTAAGAAACCGTGGTACCAGGGCGACACCATCCCGGTGGGGATCGGCCAGGGTTACTGGACGGCAACACCATTGCAGATGAACAAAGCGATGATGACGCTGATTAATGACGGCGTTGTTAAAGTGCCGCACCTGCTGATGAGCACGGTAGAAGATGGCAAGCAAGTTCCCTGGCAACAACCTGCACAGCCACCAGTGGGTGATATTCACTCTGGCTACTGGGAGATTGCCAAAGACGGGATGTATGGTGTAGCCAACCGCCCGAACGGTACGGGTCATAAATACTTCGCCAACGCGCCATACAAAGTCGCGGCGAAATCCGGTACCGCCCAGGTCTTTGGTTTGAAAGCAAATGAAACCTATAACGCCCATCGTATTGCGGAACGTCTGCGTGACCATAAATTGATGACGGCGTTCGCCCCTTACGATAACCCGCAGGTCGCCGTCGCCGTCATTCTGGAAAACGGTGGCGCAGGTCCGGCGGTAGGTACGATTATGCGCCAGATCCTCGATCACATTATGCTTGGCGATAACAACACCGAGCTGCCAACGGAAAACCCGTCCGCGGCAGCAGTGGAGGACCAATAA